The Betaproteobacteria bacterium genome includes a window with the following:
- a CDS encoding OsmC family protein: MAKHHHYETTVRWTGNMGTGTSAYRAYSRNHEIRGPGKPAIPASSDSAFHGDASRYNPEELLVASLSTCHMLWYLHVCAVNKVVVLDYEDQAGGIMEETGDGGGRFLEVTLRPQITVTPESDLETARRLHHDAHEKCFIASSVNFPVGCEPVIRHPT, encoded by the coding sequence ATGGCCAAGCATCATCACTACGAAACCACGGTGCGCTGGACCGGCAACATGGGCACGGGCACGTCCGCGTATCGCGCCTACAGCCGCAATCATGAAATCCGCGGTCCGGGCAAACCGGCGATACCGGCGTCGTCCGATTCGGCATTTCATGGCGACGCATCGCGATACAACCCGGAAGAATTGCTGGTCGCCTCGCTGTCGACCTGCCACATGCTCTGGTATCTGCATGTGTGTGCGGTCAACAAGGTCGTCGTGCTCGACTACGAGGATCAGGCGGGTGGGATCATGGAAGAAACCGGAGACGGCGGTGGTCGTTTTCTGGAAGTGACGCTGCGGCCGCAGATAACGGTCACACCGGAATCGGATCTCGAAACCGCCAGGCGGCTGCATCACGATGCGCACGAGAAATGTTTCATCGCCAGCTCGGTGAATTTCCCGGTGGGCTGCGAACCCGTCATCCGTCACCCGACGTAG
- a CDS encoding pyridoxal phosphate-dependent aminotransferase, with amino-acid sequence MNVSSLAARPAVQALRNSKIREVANAAMGGKDLLAFWFGEPDEVTPEFIRQAGIEALQRGDTFYTQNFGIPELRDTIAAYVSRLHGSQVEAAPDNIAVTNSGMSALMLTTQALIGPGDRVVIVTPVWPNLVEIPRILGAQALTFPLTFSANGWALDLERLLDALTPGTRAIYINSPNNPTGWTVSREEQTAILAHCRRHGIWMLGDDAYERLYYGNGVAPSFLDIGNAEDRIVSTNTFSKSWLMTGWRLGWIVAPRELMPGIGTLIEYNTSCAPGFVQRAGIVAIEQGDAVIARTQRRFHKARDFLSAQLREIADIEAPLPAGAMYTFFRVRGVTDSLAFCKRLVAETGLGLAPGIAFGPEGEGFVRWCFAASEDRLALGIERLKKFIAHR; translated from the coding sequence ATGAACGTCAGTTCCCTAGCCGCCCGCCCCGCCGTCCAGGCCCTGCGCAACTCCAAGATCCGCGAAGTCGCCAATGCCGCAATGGGAGGAAAAGACCTGCTCGCTTTCTGGTTCGGCGAGCCTGACGAAGTGACCCCCGAGTTCATTCGCCAGGCCGGCATCGAGGCGCTGCAGCGGGGCGACACCTTCTATACGCAGAATTTCGGCATTCCCGAACTGCGCGATACGATCGCCGCCTACGTGTCGCGGCTGCACGGCTCGCAGGTCGAGGCGGCCCCCGACAACATCGCGGTCACCAATTCGGGCATGTCGGCATTGATGCTGACGACCCAGGCACTGATTGGTCCGGGCGACCGCGTCGTGATCGTCACGCCGGTGTGGCCCAACCTGGTGGAAATCCCCAGGATCCTCGGCGCGCAAGCACTGACCTTCCCGCTGACTTTCAGCGCAAACGGTTGGGCACTCGATCTGGAACGCCTGCTCGATGCGCTGACTCCCGGCACGCGTGCGATCTACATCAACTCGCCGAACAACCCGACCGGCTGGACCGTCAGCCGGGAGGAGCAGACCGCGATCCTCGCGCATTGCCGCCGGCACGGCATCTGGATGCTCGGCGACGACGCCTACGAGCGCCTCTACTACGGCAATGGCGTGGCTCCCTCGTTCCTGGACATCGGCAATGCCGAGGACCGCATCGTCAGCACCAATACGTTCTCCAAATCCTGGCTGATGACCGGCTGGCGGCTGGGCTGGATCGTGGCGCCCCGGGAATTGATGCCGGGAATCGGCACGCTGATCGAGTACAACACATCCTGTGCACCCGGATTCGTCCAGCGCGCCGGCATCGTCGCCATCGAGCAGGGGGATGCGGTGATTGCGCGCACGCAGCGGCGTTTTCACAAAGCACGCGATTTTCTTTCCGCGCAACTGCGGGAAATTGCGGACATCGAAGCGCCGCTGCCTGCAGGCGCGATGTACACCTTCTTCAGGGTGCGCGGCGTGACGGACAGCCTGGCGTTTTGCAAGCGCCTGGTCGCGGAGACGGGACTCGGGCTGGCGCCGGGCATTGCCTTCGGACCGGAAGGCGAAGGCTTTGTCCGCTGGTGCTTCGCGGCCAGCGAAGACCGCTTGGCGCTAGGCATCGAACGCTTGAAGAAGTTCATCGCTCATCGCTAA
- a CDS encoding TetR/AcrR family transcriptional regulator, which translates to MAPDNATDVRQRILDAALALMAEHGFMEVTQPKIARAAGVRQSHLTYYFPTRSELLKAVAVHSIETLLGSLVAGASAGKLTPELFAQFAGEALADKRRARVMLGLIVSSEQDREIKQFLRDFIVRVRAAMTDVAQLLGREPDQINIVALHMLFVGATILNVARDDANSRRECAEIARIAIETFLPGGEPVPPQERQRRRK; encoded by the coding sequence ATGGCCCCGGACAACGCAACCGACGTGAGACAGAGAATCCTCGATGCCGCCCTCGCCCTGATGGCCGAGCATGGCTTCATGGAAGTGACGCAGCCCAAGATCGCCAGGGCGGCCGGGGTGCGCCAGAGCCACCTGACTTATTACTTTCCGACCCGCAGCGAGCTGTTGAAGGCGGTCGCGGTGCATTCCATCGAGACCCTGCTCGGTTCGCTGGTGGCCGGTGCATCGGCGGGGAAGCTGACGCCTGAACTGTTCGCGCAGTTCGCCGGCGAAGCGCTGGCCGACAAGCGGCGCGCGCGTGTCATGCTCGGGCTGATCGTCAGTTCGGAGCAAGACCGGGAGATCAAGCAGTTCCTGCGCGACTTCATCGTGCGCGTACGCGCCGCGATGACCGATGTCGCACAACTGCTCGGCAGGGAACCGGATCAAATCAATATTGTGGCGCTGCACATGCTCTTCGTAGGCGCCACTATTCTGAATGTCGCGCGGGACGACGCGAACTCCAGGCGCGAATGCGCCGAGATTGCGCGCATTGCGATCGAGACCTTTCTGCCCGGGGGCGAGCCCGTACCTCCGCAGGAACGTCAACGGAGAAGGAAATGA
- a CDS encoding HlyD family efflux transporter periplasmic adaptor subunit, which produces MKAALRSCRFIFIAPIALLAAGCGEPKAVAYQGYVEGEYVLVASPDAGSLQSLNVARGQNIESGAALFTLERENETAEKREAEERLRAAQAKLENLRKGQRAPELETLIAEAEQAEAARKLSASQLARNQQLFESGFISSAGLDEAKANLARDRARVEQAQAQIRVARQSVGRTGELAAAQAEIDAAKAVVAQADWKLAQKAQRAPQAALVQDTFFVQGEWVPAGKPVVSLLPPANIKLRFFVPEAVVGQLHTGQGAKASCDGCGAPIAATISYVSPKAEFTPPVIYSKESRAKLVFMVEARPAAADAVRLKPGQPVDVTL; this is translated from the coding sequence ATGAAGGCCGCTTTACGCAGTTGTCGCTTTATTTTTATCGCCCCGATCGCGCTCCTGGCGGCGGGTTGCGGCGAACCGAAAGCTGTCGCCTACCAGGGTTATGTCGAAGGCGAGTATGTGCTAGTTGCATCGCCGGATGCGGGGTCGCTGCAGTCGCTGAATGTCGCGCGCGGGCAGAATATCGAGAGCGGCGCGGCGTTGTTCACGCTGGAGCGCGAAAACGAAACGGCGGAAAAGCGCGAAGCCGAGGAGAGATTGCGTGCCGCGCAGGCCAAGCTGGAGAACCTGCGCAAGGGACAGCGCGCGCCGGAACTGGAGACCTTGATCGCCGAAGCGGAGCAAGCCGAGGCCGCGCGCAAGCTTTCGGCTTCGCAGCTCGCGCGCAATCAGCAATTGTTCGAAAGCGGATTCATCTCGTCAGCGGGGCTGGACGAAGCCAAGGCCAACCTCGCACGCGATCGGGCGCGCGTGGAACAGGCTCAGGCGCAGATCCGGGTCGCGAGGCAGAGCGTCGGACGTACCGGCGAACTCGCCGCGGCGCAGGCGGAAATCGACGCCGCCAAAGCGGTAGTGGCGCAGGCCGACTGGAAACTCGCGCAGAAAGCCCAGCGCGCGCCGCAGGCTGCACTCGTGCAGGACACCTTCTTCGTGCAGGGCGAGTGGGTGCCCGCCGGCAAACCGGTGGTCAGCCTTCTGCCGCCTGCCAATATCAAGTTACGCTTCTTCGTGCCGGAAGCCGTGGTCGGTCAGTTGCACACCGGCCAGGGCGCGAAAGCCAGTTGCGACGGTTGCGGTGCGCCAATCGCCGCAACCATCAGCTATGTCTCGCCGAAAGCCGAGTTCACGCCTCCGGTCATTTACAGCAAGGAGTCGCGCGCCAAGCTGGTCTTCATGGTGGAAGCGCGGCCTGCGGCGGCCGACGCGGTGCGCCTGAAGCCCGGACAGCCCGTGGATGTCACCCTGTGA
- a CDS encoding ABC transporter ATP-binding protein: MNAGYVIDVQGLNKHFGDKHVVRDFSLRVKRGEIFGFLGPNGSGKTTSIRMLCGLLTPDSGSGTCLGYDVIRETAAIKREAGYMTQRFSLWEDLTIRENLDFVARMYGMPNRRQAVDAAIAQLGLSARQRQLAGSLSGGWKQRLALAACMLHNPKLLLLDEPTAGVDPKARRDFWEQIHALAAGGISVLVSTHYMDEAERCHRLAYIAYGRLLSSGTVEEVIAQQQLVTWMVSGQDLHLLENQLRELPGVGQVAPFGSTLHVTGLDAAALDAAIAPFKDDPRYRWQRTNATLEDVFIHLMDNVADNFQ, encoded by the coding sequence GTGAACGCCGGTTACGTCATCGACGTGCAGGGGCTGAACAAGCATTTCGGCGACAAACACGTCGTCAGGGATTTCTCCCTCAGGGTAAAGCGCGGCGAGATCTTCGGCTTCCTCGGTCCCAACGGCAGCGGCAAGACCACGTCCATCCGCATGCTGTGCGGATTGCTGACCCCGGACAGCGGCAGCGGCACCTGCCTCGGCTACGACGTGATTCGCGAGACCGCGGCGATCAAGCGCGAAGCCGGCTACATGACGCAGCGCTTTTCGCTGTGGGAAGACCTCACGATCCGCGAGAACCTGGATTTCGTCGCACGCATGTACGGCATGCCGAACCGCCGCCAGGCGGTTGACGCTGCGATCGCGCAACTCGGACTGAGCGCGCGCCAACGACAACTTGCCGGCTCGCTGTCGGGCGGATGGAAGCAGCGACTGGCACTGGCCGCCTGCATGCTGCACAACCCGAAACTGCTGTTGCTCGACGAGCCGACCGCGGGTGTCGATCCGAAGGCGCGTCGCGATTTCTGGGAACAGATCCATGCGCTGGCCGCCGGCGGCATCTCGGTGTTGGTTTCCACGCATTACATGGACGAAGCCGAGCGCTGCCACCGGCTGGCCTACATCGCCTACGGCAGGCTGCTATCCTCGGGCACGGTCGAGGAAGTGATCGCCCAGCAACAGTTGGTAACGTGGATGGTGTCGGGCCAGGATCTGCATTTGCTGGAAAATCAATTGCGCGAACTGCCCGGCGTCGGGCAAGTCGCACCGTTCGGTTCGACGCTTCACGTCACCGGCCTGGATGCAGCGGCGCTGGACGCAGCGATCGCGCCGTTCAAGGATGACCCGCGTTATCGCTGGCAGCGGACCAACGCGACCTTGGAAGACGTATTCATCCACCTGATGGATAACGTGGCGGATAACTTCCAATGA
- a CDS encoding ABC transporter permease, which produces MKFNRFSFSRWIGIVVKEFIQLRRDRLTFGMIVGIPVIQLLLFGFAINSDPKSLPTAVLSQDNSQYARTIVAALQTSGYFRVVRQVSTEAELEDLLAHGKVQFVVTIPAGFERDLVRGGRPTLLIEADATDPSATGNAIAALGPSIETALSHDLKGVLGDQAPALPAVDLRIHRRYNPEGVTAYNIVPGLLGVILTMTMVLMTGLAMTRERERGTFENLLATPALPIEVMTGKIVPYILIGLIQVTLVLLAARYIFSVPMQGNILLLYGVVLIFIAANLTLGITFSSLARNQLQAMQMTFFFFLPSMLLSGFMFPFRGMPDWAQVIGNVLPLTHFLSLVRGLMLKGNGIYDLWPQLWPILLFMAVVLGVGLKAYRRTLD; this is translated from the coding sequence ATGAAGTTCAACCGTTTCTCCTTTTCGCGCTGGATCGGTATCGTGGTCAAGGAGTTCATCCAGCTCAGGCGCGACCGGCTCACCTTCGGCATGATCGTCGGCATCCCCGTGATCCAGTTGCTGCTGTTCGGTTTCGCCATCAATTCCGATCCGAAGTCGCTGCCGACCGCGGTACTGTCGCAGGACAACAGCCAGTACGCCCGCACGATCGTGGCCGCCCTGCAAACCAGCGGCTACTTCAGGGTGGTACGGCAGGTATCCACGGAAGCGGAGCTCGAGGACTTGCTGGCGCATGGCAAGGTGCAGTTCGTCGTCACCATCCCGGCGGGATTCGAGCGTGACCTGGTGCGCGGCGGGCGGCCGACGCTGCTGATCGAGGCCGATGCAACCGATCCGTCGGCCACCGGCAATGCGATTGCGGCGCTCGGGCCGTCGATCGAAACCGCGCTGTCGCACGATCTGAAAGGCGTGCTGGGTGATCAGGCGCCGGCATTGCCTGCCGTGGATCTGCGCATCCATCGCCGCTACAACCCGGAAGGCGTGACGGCCTACAACATCGTGCCCGGTTTGCTTGGCGTGATCCTGACCATGACCATGGTGCTGATGACCGGGCTGGCGATGACCCGCGAACGGGAGCGCGGCACCTTCGAGAATCTGCTCGCCACGCCGGCGCTGCCGATCGAGGTGATGACCGGGAAAATCGTTCCCTACATTCTCATAGGCCTGATCCAGGTCACGCTGGTGCTGCTGGCGGCGCGCTACATATTCTCGGTGCCGATGCAGGGCAATATTCTGTTGCTGTACGGCGTGGTGCTGATTTTCATCGCGGCGAACCTGACGCTCGGCATTACGTTCAGCTCGCTCGCCAGGAATCAGTTGCAGGCCATGCAGATGACTTTCTTCTTCTTCCTGCCTTCGATGCTGCTGTCGGGATTCATGTTTCCGTTCCGCGGCATGCCCGACTGGGCGCAGGTGATCGGCAACGTGCTGCCGCTGACGCATTTTCTCTCGCTGGTGCGCGGGCTGATGCTCAAGGGAAATGGAATCTACGACCTGTGGCCGCAACTCTGGCCGATCCTGTTGTTCATGGCGGTGGTGCTGGGGGTGGGGCTCAAGGCGTATCGAAGAACGTTGGACTAA
- a CDS encoding XRE family transcriptional regulator, with protein MSQAVAVVEALKRSLKAKKLTYAHVARGLKMSEASVKRMFSSHHFTLERFEQVCQIAGLGLTELAREVDSEKNYISHLTLEQEREVVGNAKLFLVAVCTLNHMTLEQILATYDVPKSECIQLLLKLDKIKFLELMPNNRIKLKVSPNFAWLPNGPILQYFKTQAQHEYFRSRFDGPNEIIMVINAMLSPASSAQVVAKLRKLASEFSELHNDDKQLLIGERRPASVVLALRPWELDDFNKLRRKRRTRAAA; from the coding sequence ATGTCGCAGGCAGTCGCGGTGGTGGAGGCGCTGAAGCGCTCGCTCAAGGCAAAGAAGCTGACCTATGCGCACGTGGCGCGCGGGCTCAAGATGAGCGAGGCCAGCGTCAAGCGCATGTTTTCGTCGCATCACTTCACGCTGGAGCGTTTCGAGCAGGTTTGTCAGATCGCGGGGCTCGGCCTGACCGAACTGGCGCGGGAGGTGGACAGCGAGAAGAACTACATCTCCCACCTGACGCTCGAGCAGGAACGTGAAGTCGTGGGCAACGCCAAGCTGTTCCTGGTCGCTGTCTGCACGCTCAATCACATGACCCTGGAACAGATTCTCGCGACCTACGACGTCCCGAAATCGGAGTGCATCCAGTTGCTGCTCAAGCTGGACAAGATCAAGTTCCTCGAACTGATGCCCAACAACCGCATCAAGCTCAAGGTGTCGCCCAATTTTGCCTGGCTGCCGAATGGGCCCATCCTGCAGTACTTCAAGACGCAGGCCCAGCACGAATACTTCCGTTCCCGCTTCGACGGCCCGAACGAGATCATCATGGTGATCAATGCCATGCTTTCGCCGGCATCGAGCGCACAGGTCGTTGCCAAACTGCGCAAGCTGGCGAGCGAGTTCTCCGAACTGCACAACGACGACAAGCAGCTGTTGATCGGCGAACGCCGCCCGGCCAGCGTGGTGCTCGCGCTGCGTCCCTGGGAGCTGGATGACTTCAACAAGCTGCGCCGCAAGCGTCGGACGCGCGCCGCTGCCTGA
- a CDS encoding aldehyde dehydrogenase family protein: protein MSTTQLQNYIAGEWVAGATMSKDVNPSDTGDVIAEYAQADKVQAERAVEAARAAFPAWATFGVQARADLLDKVGNEIIARKDELGKLLSREEGKTLPEGIGEVVRAGNVFKFFAGEVLRRSGELIPSVRPGIDVELTREPVGVVGIIAPWNFPAAIPAWKIAPALAYGNCVVFKPADLVPGMAHAIAKILVDAGVPKGVFNFVMGRGSVVGEVLVNDKRVDAITFTGSVETGRQVAAKAIARMAKFQLEMGGKNPLVVLDDADLKTAVECAVNGAFFSTGQRCTASSRLIVTKGIHDKFVAAVVERLKGVKVDNALKQGTDIGPVVDKNQLNQDLFYIEEAKKEGGKLAFGGNPVKRETDGFYLEPALFTETVNTMRINREEVFGPVASVVAVKDYEEALAVANDTPFGLSSGIVTTSLKQASHFRKNAQAGMVMVNLPTAGVDYHVPFGGRKGSSYGPREQGRYAAEFFTTVKTSYVLA, encoded by the coding sequence ATGAGCACAACACAACTGCAGAATTACATCGCCGGCGAATGGGTTGCCGGCGCCACGATGTCGAAGGACGTCAATCCGTCCGACACCGGTGACGTCATTGCCGAATACGCGCAAGCGGACAAGGTACAGGCCGAGCGGGCAGTGGAAGCGGCACGCGCCGCCTTCCCGGCATGGGCGACGTTTGGCGTGCAGGCACGCGCCGACCTGCTCGACAAGGTCGGCAACGAGATCATCGCGCGCAAGGACGAACTCGGCAAACTGCTGTCGCGCGAAGAAGGCAAGACGCTGCCGGAAGGCATCGGCGAAGTGGTCCGGGCGGGGAACGTCTTCAAATTCTTTGCCGGCGAAGTGCTGCGCCGTTCCGGCGAACTGATACCGTCCGTGCGTCCCGGCATCGACGTCGAACTCACGCGCGAACCGGTCGGTGTCGTCGGCATCATCGCGCCGTGGAATTTCCCGGCTGCCATTCCCGCATGGAAGATCGCGCCGGCGCTGGCCTACGGCAACTGCGTGGTGTTCAAGCCGGCCGATCTGGTGCCGGGCATGGCGCACGCGATTGCAAAGATCCTCGTCGACGCCGGCGTTCCGAAGGGCGTTTTCAATTTTGTCATGGGCCGCGGCAGCGTCGTCGGCGAAGTGCTGGTCAACGACAAGCGCGTCGATGCCATCACTTTTACCGGCTCGGTCGAGACCGGCAGGCAGGTCGCCGCCAAGGCGATCGCGCGCATGGCCAAGTTCCAGCTCGAAATGGGCGGCAAGAACCCGCTGGTGGTGCTCGACGACGCGGATCTGAAGACCGCGGTCGAATGCGCGGTCAATGGCGCGTTCTTTTCGACCGGCCAGCGTTGCACGGCCTCGTCGCGGCTGATCGTGACCAAGGGCATTCATGACAAATTCGTTGCGGCGGTAGTCGAGCGCCTGAAGGGCGTGAAAGTCGACAACGCGCTCAAGCAGGGCACCGACATCGGCCCCGTGGTGGACAAGAACCAGCTCAACCAGGACCTCTTCTATATAGAGGAAGCCAAGAAGGAAGGCGGCAAGCTTGCTTTCGGCGGAAATCCGGTCAAGCGCGAAACCGACGGCTTCTATCTGGAGCCGGCGCTGTTCACCGAGACCGTGAACACCATGCGCATCAACCGCGAGGAAGTGTTCGGTCCGGTCGCTTCGGTGGTGGCGGTGAAGGATTACGAGGAAGCGCTGGCGGTCGCCAACGACACGCCGTTCGGCCTTTCATCCGGCATCGTCACGACCTCCCTGAAACAGGCCTCGCATTTCCGCAAGAACGCGCAGGCCGGCATGGTCATGGTGAACCTGCCGACCGCGGGTGTGGACTATCACGTGCCTTTCGGCGGACGCAAGGGCTCGAGCTACGGTCCGCGCGAGCAGGGACGCTACGCGGCGGAGTTTTTCACCACGGTGAAAACCAGCTACGTGCTGGCCTGA
- a CDS encoding NADP-dependent malic enzyme has product MNDQLEAAAIEYHEKPTPGKISVTPTKGLINQRDLALAYSPGVAYACKAIEADPSRAARLTSRANLVGVITNGTAVLGLGNIGPLAGKPVMEGKGCLFKKFAGIDVFDIELAENDPDKLVDMIAALEPTLGGINLEDIKAPECFYIERKLRERMKIPVFHDDQHGTAIIVGAAVSNGLKVVNKKIGSVKLVCSGAGAAAIACLDLLCGLGLKRENIFVCDSKGVIYEGRDDKMEPNKARYACKTDARQLADVIAGADIFLGLSGPGAMRQDWVKKMADRPMVFALANPTPEILPEEVKAVRPDAIIATGRSDYPNQVNNVLCFPFIFRGALDVGATKITEEMKLACVHAIAELAQAEQSDVVAMAYGGENLSFGPDYIIPTPFDPRLITRIAPAVAKAAMESGVATRPIADLEAYREQLTNFVYQSGFFMKPVFAAAKKTPKRVIYAEGEDERVLRAAQVVVDEKLARPILIGRPEVVETRIERFGLRLAPGRDFELVNPESDTRYKEVWTEYYKLMRRRGVSPDDAKVHVRQSNTLIGAMLLRRGDGDALLCGTFGRHKDHLRHVANIIGLRRGSSVFAAMNVLMLPKRTVFISDTYVNEDPSVEQLTEITVMAAEEVRRFGIAPKVALLSHSNFGSDDSPSALKMSQALDAIERIAPELEIDGEMHADAALSEAIRSHVHPDGRLKGEANILIMPNLDAANISFNLLKMLGGEGITVGPILLGAAMPVHIMTPSATVRRLVNMTALCSVDASAQAQSS; this is encoded by the coding sequence ATGAACGACCAGCTCGAAGCGGCGGCGATCGAGTATCACGAGAAACCGACGCCTGGAAAAATATCCGTTACCCCGACCAAGGGGCTCATCAATCAGCGCGATCTTGCGCTCGCTTATTCTCCAGGCGTTGCCTATGCCTGCAAGGCCATCGAAGCCGATCCCTCACGCGCTGCACGACTGACCTCGCGCGCCAACCTGGTCGGCGTGATCACCAACGGCACCGCGGTGCTTGGACTGGGCAACATCGGCCCGCTCGCCGGCAAGCCGGTGATGGAAGGCAAGGGCTGCCTGTTCAAGAAATTCGCCGGCATCGACGTGTTCGACATCGAGCTCGCCGAAAACGATCCCGACAAGCTGGTGGACATGATCGCGGCGCTCGAACCGACGTTGGGCGGCATCAACCTCGAGGACATCAAGGCGCCCGAATGTTTCTACATCGAGCGCAAGCTGCGCGAGCGCATGAAGATACCGGTGTTCCATGATGACCAGCACGGCACCGCGATCATCGTCGGCGCGGCAGTGAGCAACGGACTCAAGGTAGTAAACAAGAAAATCGGCTCGGTGAAGCTGGTGTGCTCCGGCGCCGGCGCCGCGGCCATCGCCTGCCTCGATCTGCTGTGCGGCCTGGGACTCAAGCGCGAAAACATTTTCGTCTGCGACTCGAAAGGCGTGATCTATGAGGGCCGCGACGACAAAATGGAGCCGAACAAGGCCCGCTATGCATGCAAGACCGACGCCCGCCAGCTCGCCGACGTGATCGCCGGCGCCGATATCTTTCTCGGCCTGTCCGGGCCCGGCGCAATGAGGCAGGATTGGGTCAAGAAGATGGCCGACAGGCCGATGGTGTTCGCGCTTGCCAATCCCACGCCGGAAATCCTGCCGGAGGAGGTCAAGGCGGTGCGGCCCGACGCAATCATCGCCACCGGCCGCTCGGACTATCCGAACCAGGTCAACAACGTGCTGTGCTTCCCGTTCATCTTCCGCGGCGCGCTCGACGTCGGCGCCACCAAAATCACCGAGGAAATGAAGCTCGCCTGCGTGCACGCCATCGCCGAGTTGGCGCAGGCCGAACAATCCGACGTGGTGGCAATGGCCTATGGGGGCGAGAACCTGTCCTTCGGTCCGGATTACATCATTCCCACGCCCTTCGATCCGCGGCTCATTACCCGTATCGCACCGGCGGTGGCGAAAGCGGCGATGGAAAGCGGGGTCGCCACTCGGCCCATCGCCGATCTGGAGGCCTACCGCGAGCAACTCACCAACTTCGTCTATCAGTCCGGCTTCTTCATGAAGCCGGTGTTCGCCGCGGCAAAAAAAACACCCAAGCGCGTGATCTATGCCGAGGGCGAGGACGAACGGGTATTGCGCGCCGCGCAGGTCGTGGTGGACGAGAAGCTCGCACGGCCTATCCTGATCGGGCGTCCGGAAGTGGTGGAGACGCGCATCGAGCGCTTCGGCCTGCGGCTCGCGCCGGGTCGGGATTTCGAGCTGGTGAACCCGGAGTCCGATACCCGCTACAAGGAGGTATGGACCGAGTACTACAAGTTGATGCGCCGGCGCGGCGTGTCTCCGGATGACGCAAAGGTGCATGTGCGCCAGTCCAATACTTTGATCGGGGCCATGCTGTTGCGCCGGGGGGACGGCGACGCATTGTTGTGCGGTACCTTCGGCCGGCACAAGGACCATCTGCGGCATGTCGCCAACATCATCGGCCTGAGGCGCGGTTCCAGCGTTTTTGCGGCGATGAACGTGTTGATGCTGCCGAAGCGCACCGTGTTCATCAGCGATACCTATGTCAACGAAGATCCGTCGGTCGAACAACTGACCGAAATCACCGTAATGGCGGCCGAGGAAGTGCGCCGCTTCGGCATCGCGCCGAAGGTGGCGCTGCTTTCGCACTCGAATTTCGGCTCCGACGATTCTCCCTCGGCGCTGAAGATGAGCCAGGCGCTGGATGCGATCGAGCGGATTGCGCCGGAACTGGAAATCGACGGCGAGATGCATGCCGATGCGGCGCTCTCGGAAGCGATCCGGTCGCACGTTCATCCCGACGGCCGACTCAAGGGCGAAGCCAACATCCTGATCATGCCCAACCTCGACGCCGCCAACATCTCCTTCAACCTGCTCAAGATGCTCGGAGGGGAAGGGATTACGGTCGGCCCCATCCTGCTCGGAGCGGCGATGCCGGTTCACATCATGACGCCCAGCGCGACGGTGCGGCGCCTCGTCAACATGACGGCGTTATGCTCCGTGGACGCGAGTGCTCAAGCGCAGTCTTCCTAG